A region of Clarias gariepinus isolate MV-2021 ecotype Netherlands chromosome 25, CGAR_prim_01v2, whole genome shotgun sequence DNA encodes the following proteins:
- the LOC128513467 gene encoding transmembrane domain-containing protein TMIGD3-like, which produces MNFNFKTEASVTIPCDYNKKYIQHKKYWCYGTYFNSCKIQAYTNQTKKSVTVTDNPAESLFTVTMKNLQPGDTGWYWCAVEIGDITEPDVKEEIYITVKADLDLSVKDSRVRGEEGGSVTVQCHYSTEYQNKEKQWCRFKDKYCITFKRTVTSQNSAVKLSDDGRGSISVEMRGLKKSDAGWYWCSAGDLQVPVHVSVSDPPPGIITQTHP; this is translated from the exons atgaattttaattttaaaactgaAGCATCTGTCACTATCCCTtgtgattataataaaaaatatatacagcatAAGAAATACTGGTGCTATGGTACATACTTCAATTCCTGCAAAATTCAGGCGTATACCAATCAAACAAAGAAGAGTGTGACAGTGACTGATAACCCAGCTGAGAGTCTCTTTACTGTGACTATGAAAAATCTCCAGCCAGGAGACACTGGATGGTACTGGTGTGCTGTAGAGATAGGTGACATAACAGAGCCAGATGTTAAAGAAGAAATTTATATCACAGTAAAAGCAG ATCTTGATCTGTCTGTGAAGGACAGCAGAGTGAGAGGTGAAGAAGGTGGCAGTGTTACTGTCCAGTGTCACTACAGCACTGAGTATCAGAATAAAGAGAAGCAGTGGTGCCGATTCAAAGACAAGTACTGCATCACATTTAAAAGGACTGTCACATCCCAGAATTCAGCAGTGAAGCTCAGTGATGATGGGAGAGGATCCATTAGTGTGGAGATGAGAGGACTGAAGAAGAGTGATGCTGGCTGGTACTGGTGCAGTGCAGGAGATCTGCAGGTTCCTGTTCACGTCAGTGTCAGTGATCCACCTCCAGGTATTATCACACAGACTCATCCCTGA